One window from the genome of Streptomyces sp. WZ-12 encodes:
- a CDS encoding WhiB family transcriptional regulator produces the protein MSERPTPVRRPTLAENMRVEVVGWGGARCTHTDPEVFFPPLDRNTDQARAACTACPIIEACLDYALRNEVRHGVWGGLSARERKRLLCTGSPARGTGGADAATTRDGRSPTVPDSEPR, from the coding sequence ATGTCGGAACGGCCAACCCCCGTCAGGCGTCCGACCCTCGCCGAGAACATGCGGGTCGAGGTGGTGGGTTGGGGAGGCGCCCGGTGCACCCACACCGACCCCGAGGTGTTCTTCCCACCGCTGGACCGCAACACCGACCAGGCGAGGGCGGCGTGCACCGCCTGCCCGATCATCGAGGCTTGTCTGGACTACGCGCTGCGCAACGAAGTACGGCACGGCGTGTGGGGCGGACTGTCCGCACGTGAACGGAAGCGTCTGCTGTGTACCGGCTCTCCGGCCCGGGGAACGGGCGGGGCAGACGCGGCCACCACCCGGGACGGGAGGTCACCTACCGTGCCGGACAGTGAACCGCGCTGA
- a CDS encoding response regulator transcription factor: MTIRVAIVDDQAIIRSGLRMMLETSDDFEVVAEAVDGADALSQARAHRPDVALVDLRMPNIDGIAATRKLLELPEPPRVLVLSTYNTDEQVFEALSAGAHGFLLKDLRAEELFSALHVVMSGGRVFARDVLQNLVRRAARRMPVRVHGINAKVAALSDSERKVLALVGMGMTNEQIAKQLHLSGASVKTYVSRTLSKLGLENRTQAAVVAYTVGLIDSCADDVGRQTPL, translated from the coding sequence ATGACCATCCGCGTTGCGATCGTCGACGATCAGGCCATCATCCGTTCCGGCCTGCGCATGATGCTGGAGACCTCGGACGACTTCGAGGTCGTCGCCGAGGCCGTGGACGGTGCTGACGCCCTCAGCCAGGCACGCGCTCACCGACCGGACGTTGCGTTGGTGGACCTGCGGATGCCCAACATCGACGGGATCGCCGCCACCCGCAAGCTGCTGGAACTGCCGGAACCACCCCGGGTGTTGGTTCTGAGCACCTACAACACCGACGAGCAGGTCTTCGAAGCCCTGAGCGCCGGCGCCCACGGATTCCTGCTGAAGGACCTCAGGGCGGAGGAGTTGTTCTCGGCCCTGCACGTGGTCATGTCCGGCGGCCGGGTGTTCGCCCGGGACGTGCTGCAGAACCTGGTCCGCCGGGCGGCGCGACGGATGCCGGTGCGGGTGCACGGCATCAATGCGAAGGTCGCGGCGCTCAGCGACAGCGAGCGCAAGGTCCTCGCCCTGGTCGGGATGGGCATGACCAACGAGCAGATCGCCAAGCAACTCCACCTCTCCGGGGCCAGCGTCAAGACGTATGTGTCCCGCACCCTGTCCAAGCTCGGACTGGAGAACCGCACCCAGGCCGCGGTAGTCGCCTACACGGTCGGTCTGATCGACAGCTGCGCCGACGACGTCGGGCGGCAGACGCCCCTTTGA
- a CDS encoding sensor histidine kinase gives MAADLWAMVQRRVGYLLGAGRCSDLVQDVTLALLVGLTSVVLLTSSHDTGFTHSYLLSTLCAMAAAASLLWRRNRPELCVAVAALATFASDEATALIAASYAVGLYGRGARALVTGGGALAYVVARLLTGEVISDPVWGTYMVVLYTVLPAFYGRMVRRQRELKEQLQEQLSHAEAATEHAARFVMLEKRTRLAFEIHDTVGHHATLLVLRASTAERQPDLPPQATKAFQDIQDGAITVMQELRRVITVLRDEDGQADEETCAYASCHEFLEALARNMRAVGIQAAYSVEGTVRPLDAGTESRLYRVSREALTNAAKHAPGAPVRIGLAFAPRSVTLTVHNGRPVQRLKPVGGSGGLGLHSMRSVVEMGGGTFRAGPAADGGYRIEAVMALPPDSRSTEREQNS, from the coding sequence ATGGCCGCGGACCTGTGGGCGATGGTCCAGCGGCGGGTCGGCTACCTCCTCGGCGCCGGCCGGTGCTCCGACCTCGTCCAGGACGTGACGTTGGCGCTGCTGGTCGGCCTGACCAGCGTGGTGTTGCTGACCTCCAGCCACGACACCGGCTTCACCCATTCCTATCTGCTGAGCACGCTGTGTGCGATGGCCGCGGCCGCGAGTCTGCTGTGGCGTCGCAACCGCCCCGAACTGTGCGTGGCGGTGGCTGCCTTGGCCACCTTCGCCTCCGACGAGGCCACCGCGCTGATCGCCGCGTCGTACGCCGTCGGTCTCTACGGCCGTGGGGCGCGCGCCCTCGTCACGGGCGGCGGCGCGCTGGCGTACGTCGTGGCCAGGTTGCTCACCGGGGAAGTCATCAGCGATCCGGTCTGGGGCACCTACATGGTGGTCCTCTACACGGTGCTGCCGGCCTTCTACGGGCGGATGGTGCGCCGCCAACGCGAGCTCAAGGAGCAGTTGCAGGAGCAGCTCTCGCACGCCGAGGCCGCCACCGAGCACGCGGCGCGGTTCGTCATGCTGGAGAAACGGACCCGGCTGGCGTTCGAGATCCACGACACGGTCGGGCACCACGCCACGTTGCTGGTGCTGCGCGCCTCCACCGCCGAACGGCAGCCCGACCTGCCGCCTCAGGCCACCAAGGCGTTCCAGGACATCCAGGACGGCGCGATCACCGTCATGCAGGAGCTGCGCCGGGTCATCACGGTCCTGCGCGACGAGGACGGGCAGGCGGACGAGGAGACCTGCGCGTACGCGAGCTGCCATGAGTTCCTTGAGGCGCTGGCCCGCAACATGCGTGCGGTGGGCATCCAAGCCGCCTACTCGGTCGAGGGCACCGTACGCCCGCTCGACGCCGGCACCGAGTCGCGGCTGTACCGGGTCAGTCGCGAGGCGCTCACCAACGCCGCCAAGCACGCACCCGGCGCCCCGGTCCGCATCGGCCTGGCCTTCGCGCCGCGCTCGGTGACTCTGACCGTCCACAACGGCCGCCCCGTGCAGCGGTTGAAGCCGGTGGGTGGCTCCGGAGGACTGGGACTGCACAGCATGCGGAGTGTGGTCGAGATGGGTGGCGGAACGTTCCGTGCCGGGCCGGCAGCGGACGGCGGATATCGCATCGAAGCCGTGATGGCACTGCCACCGGACAGCCGCAGCACCGAGAGGGAGCAGAACTCATGA
- a CDS encoding glycoside hydrolase family 18 protein: protein MTAVAVGGIALLLPASAHAAAVSAEFSKSSTWETGYTGVYEISNAAGGEHAGWKLEFDLPDDTTIDSLWNGKHTVNGRHVVVTPESWNEKIQPGQKLTIGFSAEHGKGANSTPSNCLINGEQCSPTTQPPGRPSPSTSPSAPASPSSPPGGQDPSTGPTPPTTPPPGTGTSAPFAPYVDTQLYPPFDLSATAKATGAKEFNLAFVVSAGGSCTPKWGGVTDLNGNPVTQQIGAFRTAGGDVRVSFGGANGMELGQACTSATALADAYQKVIDSYALTKVDFDIEGGAIADQASNTRRAQAIGILQKKAADKGKELDISLTLPVTTEGLDHNGQEFLKNAKGNGLTNATVNIMAMDYGPAYTGNMGDYAISAAKGTQATLKSLFGLTDAQAWKRLVVTPMIGQNDVQGEVFTLADAEKLVEFAKEKHLGGLSVWSGTRDKQCPQGQTQWADATCSSILQQPLAFSKEFAKYTG, encoded by the coding sequence GTGACCGCTGTGGCGGTCGGCGGCATAGCCCTGCTGCTGCCCGCGTCCGCGCATGCCGCCGCGGTGAGTGCGGAATTCTCCAAGTCCTCGACATGGGAGACCGGTTACACCGGCGTTTACGAGATCTCGAACGCCGCCGGTGGCGAGCACGCGGGCTGGAAGCTCGAATTCGACCTCCCGGACGACACCACCATCGACTCCCTGTGGAACGGGAAGCACACCGTCAACGGCCGTCATGTGGTGGTGACCCCGGAGAGCTGGAACGAGAAGATCCAGCCGGGACAGAAGCTGACCATCGGCTTCAGCGCGGAGCACGGCAAGGGCGCGAACAGCACCCCGTCCAACTGCCTGATCAACGGTGAGCAGTGCTCGCCGACCACCCAGCCGCCGGGCAGGCCCTCACCTTCGACCTCCCCGTCCGCACCGGCCTCCCCCTCCTCGCCGCCCGGCGGTCAGGACCCGTCCACCGGTCCGACGCCGCCCACCACCCCGCCGCCGGGCACCGGCACGAGCGCCCCCTTCGCGCCGTACGTCGACACCCAGCTCTACCCGCCCTTCGACCTGTCGGCCACCGCCAAGGCCACCGGCGCCAAGGAGTTCAACCTGGCGTTCGTGGTCTCCGCAGGCGGCTCCTGCACCCCCAAGTGGGGCGGCGTCACCGATCTCAACGGCAATCCGGTCACCCAGCAGATCGGCGCGTTCCGCACGGCGGGCGGCGACGTACGGGTCTCGTTCGGCGGCGCCAACGGCATGGAGCTCGGCCAGGCGTGCACCAGCGCCACCGCGCTCGCCGACGCCTACCAGAAGGTCATCGACAGCTACGCACTCACCAAGGTCGACTTCGACATCGAGGGCGGCGCCATCGCCGACCAGGCGTCGAACACCCGCCGCGCGCAAGCCATCGGCATCCTGCAGAAGAAGGCGGCCGACAAGGGCAAGGAGTTGGACATCAGTCTCACTCTGCCGGTGACCACGGAGGGCCTGGACCACAACGGCCAGGAATTCCTCAAGAACGCCAAGGGCAACGGCCTCACCAACGCCACGGTGAACATCATGGCGATGGACTACGGCCCCGCCTACACCGGCAATATGGGCGACTACGCAATCAGCGCGGCGAAGGGCACCCAAGCCACGCTCAAGAGCCTCTTCGGTCTGACCGACGCTCAGGCGTGGAAGCGGCTGGTGGTCACGCCGATGATCGGCCAGAACGACGTACAGGGCGAGGTCTTCACGCTCGCGGACGCCGAGAAGCTGGTGGAGTTCGCCAAGGAAAAACACCTCGGCGGGCTGTCCGTGTGGTCCGGCACCCGGGACAAGCAGTGCCCGCAGGGCCAGACCCAGTGGGCCGATGCGACCTGCAGCTCGATCCTTCAGCAACCGCTGGCATTCAGCAAGGAATTCGCCAAGTACACCGGCTGA
- a CDS encoding sensor histidine kinase: MAIVLVLPAALAVSLAVPRITESLDRVGQLNHNENTIRLVVSATTLAHALENERDVAALTPGEVGAAVREHRAATDQAWDAFRDSARKAGGGDRLQQRLDEVESELRGLAGVRARAFTDALGTVASQTAYSGLILPLLSLVTEANPGDDAHATQGWALYALAVGKLALSSERALLNAALADGRTEPDVATALLASQGIQEMALREFRANAVTQDAQHYERVAPGLAEAGRLAKAAAADAQRGTGGAEQKTGAKAWHRSATQALDGLRSVESEVTQRMLDSNAALRDQAGEDAVRDTVYVAVALGLALLVTAVAAHSVVSRLRRLRRAALQAAEHRLPALVEAVSRQAPGQVDLKATPVDLGTRDEVGDVSRAFDAVLHEAVRQAADQATLRQSVKAVLTSLGRRNQGLVYRQLEVITELENTEQNPARLAGLFQIDHLATRMRRHGENLLLLTDESPARVHAVPAPLLDVVRAGAAEVEHYTRVRMGQLPDLWVSGPAVHDVSHLLAELLENATRYSDPAEPVQVKAELGAEGGVVLWISDRGAGMSASTVAELNARLGDPPLIDVATTGQMGLYVVSRLAARLGIDVELSCPGEGCTVAVELPAVLLVAPEPYGRPAGC; encoded by the coding sequence ATGGCGATTGTGCTCGTCCTCCCCGCGGCCCTCGCGGTCAGCCTCGCCGTGCCCCGGATCACCGAATCCCTGGACCGCGTCGGCCAGTTGAACCACAACGAGAACACCATCCGGCTCGTCGTCTCTGCCACCACGCTCGCGCACGCACTGGAGAACGAGCGCGATGTCGCCGCCCTTACCCCCGGAGAGGTCGGCGCCGCCGTCCGCGAGCACCGTGCGGCCACCGATCAGGCATGGGACGCCTTCCGCGACAGCGCCCGGAAGGCCGGCGGCGGTGACCGCCTGCAGCAGCGCCTCGACGAGGTCGAATCGGAGTTGCGGGGGTTGGCCGGCGTACGGGCGAGGGCCTTCACCGACGCCCTGGGAACGGTCGCCTCCCAGACCGCGTACTCCGGCCTGATCCTCCCGTTGCTGAGCCTGGTCACCGAGGCGAACCCCGGGGACGACGCCCACGCCACCCAGGGCTGGGCGCTGTACGCGCTGGCTGTCGGGAAGCTCGCGCTCTCCAGCGAACGGGCCCTGCTGAACGCCGCGTTGGCCGACGGCCGCACCGAGCCCGACGTCGCCACCGCGCTGCTGGCCTCCCAGGGCATCCAGGAGATGGCACTGCGCGAGTTCCGTGCCAACGCGGTCACCCAGGACGCGCAGCACTACGAGCGCGTCGCACCGGGCCTCGCCGAGGCGGGCCGACTGGCCAAGGCCGCGGCAGCCGACGCGCAGCGCGGCACCGGGGGAGCGGAACAGAAGACCGGAGCGAAGGCGTGGCACCGTAGTGCCACCCAGGCCCTGGACGGGCTGCGCTCGGTCGAGTCCGAGGTCACCCAGCGAATGCTCGACTCCAACGCGGCGCTTCGGGACCAAGCCGGAGAAGACGCCGTCCGGGACACCGTGTACGTCGCCGTCGCGCTCGGCCTGGCCCTGCTGGTGACCGCGGTCGCCGCCCACTCCGTGGTCAGTCGGCTGCGGCGGCTGCGGCGCGCCGCCCTCCAGGCCGCCGAACACCGACTGCCCGCCCTCGTCGAGGCCGTCTCGCGGCAGGCGCCCGGCCAGGTGGACCTCAAGGCCACGCCGGTCGACCTCGGCACCCGGGACGAAGTCGGCGATGTCTCCCGGGCGTTCGACGCCGTGCTCCACGAGGCCGTACGGCAGGCCGCCGATCAGGCGACGCTGCGCCAGAGCGTCAAGGCCGTGCTGACCTCGTTGGGCCGACGCAACCAGGGCCTGGTCTACCGGCAGTTGGAGGTCATCACCGAGCTGGAGAACACCGAGCAGAACCCCGCGCGACTGGCGGGCCTCTTCCAGATCGACCACCTGGCCACCCGGATGCGGCGGCACGGCGAGAACCTGCTGCTGCTGACCGACGAGAGCCCCGCCCGGGTGCACGCGGTGCCCGCGCCGCTGCTGGACGTCGTACGGGCCGGTGCCGCGGAGGTGGAGCACTACACCCGTGTCCGCATGGGGCAGTTGCCGGATCTGTGGGTGTCCGGGCCGGCCGTGCATGACGTCAGCCACCTGCTGGCGGAGCTACTGGAGAACGCGACCCGGTACTCGGACCCGGCCGAACCGGTGCAGGTGAAAGCCGAGTTGGGAGCGGAGGGCGGCGTCGTCCTGTGGATCAGCGACCGGGGCGCCGGGATGTCGGCATCCACGGTGGCCGAACTCAACGCCCGGCTCGGTGACCCTCCCCTGATCGACGTGGCCACCACAGGCCAGATGGGCCTCTACGTCGTCAGTCGGCTCGCCGCCCGGCTCGGGATCGACGTCGAGCTGTCCTGCCCGGGCGAGGGCTGCACGGTCGCGGTGGAGCTGCCGGCGGTGCTGTTGGTGGCGCCGGAGCCGTACGGCAGGCCGGCCGGATGCTGA
- a CDS encoding AAA family ATPase, with protein MTRSLFDERLAVAEERLRHLYLRREGDDEAEWGAPLVDPHEWPDPEDMARLAAGGDRLAHVAGEFGLTERETDLLVTCLLPELNPVCGSAIRLLSGLPVSRPTVAVALSTHGIPVPDALADGLLREGSPLLDGGLVRYENPEASFLERVLNVHDRVLDFLTGQEAGARCGVRWLRMLPPHPDDPRAPEPEDSHGSAPEPTGEPSPARALVAALATDPHRACYLRQGIDGEALPTARAALATLGRTPLLLDPDALATDDSSPAQLAQRTALEARLLGAALLVPVPPPGTAAPERCDRLRGLVTRLDEAPLPLLLYGGHPWVAHHWDTPRPAEIDLRAPAARRPDRQLGAAASAAVEHVHRAAALRAAVPTTEEVRLSARRRSAAELGALARHIVPEVGWQDLVLPAPVRLRLDMLTARVRHRDTVFGDGGLRRGGGRGRGTTALFAGESGTGKTMAAEAVAQELGLDLYVVSLPSLVSKYIGETEKNLERVFSAADMLDAVVLFDEADAMFAKRGEVKGSNDRHANMQSGYLLQRLEAFNGLAVLTTNLRANIDTAFTRRFDEVIHFESPGPEVRTLLWRSLLGASAPAGLDVESLAQAYDLAGGSIRACVESAAFAAAAAGRPLTEDDLLQGIETEYGKLGRLFARREA; from the coding sequence ATGACCCGAAGCCTTTTCGATGAACGACTCGCGGTGGCCGAGGAGCGGCTGCGGCACCTCTACCTCCGGCGCGAGGGCGACGACGAGGCGGAGTGGGGAGCACCGCTCGTCGATCCGCACGAGTGGCCGGACCCGGAAGACATGGCCCGCCTGGCTGCCGGGGGCGATCGACTGGCCCATGTGGCCGGGGAGTTCGGACTCACCGAGCGCGAGACGGACCTCCTGGTCACCTGTCTGCTGCCCGAGCTCAACCCCGTCTGCGGCTCCGCCATCCGCTTGCTGAGCGGGCTGCCCGTCTCCCGGCCCACCGTCGCCGTCGCCCTGTCCACCCATGGCATCCCGGTCCCGGACGCCCTCGCCGACGGTCTGCTGCGGGAGGGGTCACCGCTGCTCGACGGTGGCCTGGTGAGGTACGAGAACCCCGAAGCCTCCTTCCTCGAACGTGTGTTGAACGTCCACGACCGGGTGCTGGACTTCCTGACCGGCCAAGAAGCCGGCGCGCGATGCGGCGTCCGCTGGCTACGCATGCTGCCGCCGCACCCCGACGACCCCCGCGCCCCCGAGCCCGAGGACTCCCACGGCTCGGCACCCGAGCCGACCGGCGAACCAAGCCCGGCCCGCGCTCTGGTCGCAGCCCTCGCCACCGACCCCCACCGCGCCTGCTACCTCCGCCAGGGCATCGACGGCGAGGCCCTGCCCACCGCCCGCGCCGCGCTCGCCACCCTGGGCCGTACCCCCCTGCTGTTGGACCCCGACGCGCTCGCCACCGACGACAGCAGCCCCGCCCAACTCGCCCAGCGGACCGCCCTCGAAGCCCGGCTGCTCGGCGCCGCCCTGCTCGTCCCCGTACCGCCGCCCGGTACCGCCGCGCCCGAGCGGTGCGACCGGCTGCGCGGCCTGGTCACCCGCCTCGACGAGGCGCCGCTGCCGCTGCTCCTGTACGGCGGGCACCCCTGGGTCGCCCACCACTGGGACACCCCGCGCCCCGCCGAGATCGACCTGCGCGCCCCCGCCGCGCGCCGCCCCGATCGGCAACTGGGAGCCGCCGCATCGGCGGCCGTGGAGCACGTCCATCGGGCCGCAGCCCTGCGCGCGGCCGTCCCCACGACGGAGGAGGTGCGCCTGTCCGCCCGCCGCCGCTCCGCCGCCGAACTCGGCGCCCTGGCCCGGCACATCGTCCCCGAAGTCGGTTGGCAGGACCTCGTCCTGCCGGCGCCCGTTCGCCTCCGGCTGGACATGCTGACGGCCCGTGTGCGGCATCGTGACACGGTGTTCGGTGACGGGGGACTGCGTCGTGGCGGCGGCCGCGGCCGGGGCACCACCGCGCTGTTCGCGGGCGAGTCCGGGACCGGCAAGACCATGGCCGCCGAGGCCGTGGCCCAGGAACTCGGCCTCGATCTGTATGTCGTCAGCCTTCCTTCCCTCGTCTCCAAGTACATCGGTGAGACCGAGAAGAACCTCGAACGGGTCTTCTCCGCCGCCGACATGCTCGACGCCGTCGTCCTCTTCGACGAGGCCGACGCGATGTTCGCCAAGCGCGGCGAGGTCAAGGGCTCCAACGACCGGCACGCCAACATGCAGAGCGGCTACCTGCTGCAACGCCTGGAAGCCTTCAACGGCCTCGCGGTCCTCACCACCAACCTGCGCGCCAACATCGACACCGCCTTCACCCGCCGCTTCGACGAGGTCATCCACTTCGAGAGCCCCGGCCCCGAGGTCCGCACCCTGCTCTGGCGCTCCCTCCTGGGCGCGTCCGCCCCCGCCGGCCTCGACGTCGAAAGCCTCGCCCAGGCTTATGACTTGGCGGGCGGCAGCATCCGCGCCTGCGTGGAGAGCGCGGCCTTCGCGGCCGCGGCAGCCGGCCGCCCCCTGACCGAGGATGACCTTCTCCAGGGCATCGAAACGGAGTACGGCAAGCTGGGCCGGCTCTTCGCGCGGAGGGAGGCGTAG
- a CDS encoding chloride channel protein, with the protein MTLLRATAHLVYSYQSGSFLSAVEQIGASRRVVTLSVAGAVAGIGWWLLRWWTGPGGSEVSTALWRDEGRLPLRRSLGSAVLSMVIVGMGASLGREAAPRLAGAALASRLSDWARIGTAHRRLLAACGAGAGMACVYNVPLGGALLTLEVMLGVVSLRLALPALATSAIATAVSWTVLPTGPTYQLPKATLSASLIGFAVLIGPLAGLAAVGWVRMMRIAHAHRPTGWRPLVSPLLVFTAVGALAIPYPQLLGNGKDIVQLTLGTQLTAPVLLALLVLKPIATAGSLGSGASGGLFTPTVATGALLGALAGHGWALAWPGPAAGFTVLGAAAVLAAAMQAPVAATVLMLELTRTIDALMVPLLLAVTGAMLVSRRFDTPSIYSVRLPTQ; encoded by the coding sequence ATGACGCTCCTGCGCGCGACGGCGCATCTCGTCTACTCCTACCAGTCGGGAAGTTTCCTGAGCGCGGTCGAGCAGATCGGTGCGTCCCGGCGGGTGGTGACCCTGTCCGTCGCCGGAGCAGTGGCCGGGATCGGCTGGTGGCTGTTGCGATGGTGGACGGGACCTGGCGGGTCGGAAGTCAGCACCGCGTTGTGGCGGGACGAAGGGCGCCTGCCGCTGCGGCGCAGTCTGGGCAGTGCCGTGCTGTCCATGGTGATCGTGGGCATGGGCGCCTCGTTGGGACGGGAGGCGGCGCCGCGACTGGCCGGTGCGGCGCTCGCCTCGCGACTGTCGGACTGGGCACGCATCGGCACCGCCCACCGCAGACTGCTGGCCGCCTGTGGCGCCGGCGCCGGCATGGCCTGCGTCTACAACGTGCCCCTGGGGGGAGCGCTGCTCACCTTGGAGGTGATGCTTGGCGTGGTGTCACTGCGGTTGGCCCTGCCGGCCCTGGCCACGTCCGCCATCGCCACCGCGGTCTCCTGGACGGTCCTTCCGACCGGCCCCACCTACCAGTTGCCGAAGGCGACACTGTCCGCCTCCCTGATCGGGTTCGCCGTCCTGATCGGCCCACTGGCGGGACTGGCCGCGGTCGGCTGGGTACGGATGATGCGGATCGCGCACGCGCACAGGCCGACGGGATGGCGGCCGCTGGTCTCACCCCTCCTGGTCTTCACCGCGGTCGGCGCATTGGCCATCCCGTATCCCCAACTGCTCGGAAACGGCAAGGACATCGTTCAGCTCACCCTCGGCACGCAACTCACCGCTCCTGTGCTGTTGGCGTTGCTCGTCCTCAAACCGATCGCCACCGCCGGCAGTCTGGGCAGCGGGGCCAGCGGCGGGCTCTTCACTCCCACCGTCGCTACCGGCGCCCTCCTCGGCGCACTCGCCGGTCACGGTTGGGCACTGGCCTGGCCCGGGCCCGCCGCAGGTTTCACGGTCCTGGGCGCTGCCGCTGTCCTCGCCGCCGCCATGCAAGCGCCCGTCGCCGCCACGGTCTTGATGCTGGAGCTCACGCGCACCATCGACGCCCTGATGGTCCCCCTGCTCCTCGCGGTTACCGGAGCCATGCTCGTCTCCCGAAGGTTCGACACCCCGTCCATCTACTCCGTGCGCCTCCCCACCCAGTGA
- a CDS encoding IclR family transcriptional regulator has protein sequence MDRASTMVRRAVATLRLAVSHIDERAAVPPHDCNCLRAAGMIWTDDLAIGSGMSVQLAVAHPRGAQVIHHVFRPDNSPQRLATGDVLPPTSAAATALALPHDGRCVFAAKPDADAAELATVVPCPKAPEHAAALSVTGPADLLHPALSASVRYRHLLCHAAASIRVSLTAGKPTRA, from the coding sequence ATGGACCGTGCATCCACCATGGTGCGTCGCGCCGTCGCAACCCTGCGGTTGGCGGTCAGCCACATCGACGAGCGGGCCGCAGTCCCGCCGCACGACTGCAACTGCCTGCGAGCGGCAGGCATGATCTGGACCGACGACCTCGCCATCGGCAGTGGAATGAGCGTCCAACTCGCCGTGGCGCACCCGCGCGGCGCACAGGTCATCCACCATGTCTTCCGGCCCGACAACAGCCCGCAACGGCTCGCCACCGGTGACGTGTTGCCGCCGACCTCCGCGGCGGCGACTGCGCTGGCGTTGCCCCACGACGGACGCTGTGTGTTCGCCGCGAAGCCTGATGCGGACGCCGCCGAGCTGGCAACCGTCGTGCCGTGCCCAAAGGCACCGGAGCACGCCGCCGCGCTGAGCGTGACCGGGCCAGCGGATCTGTTGCACCCTGCCCTGTCGGCGTCCGTTCGCTACCGCCATCTGCTGTGCCACGCCGCGGCGTCGATCCGCGTCAGCCTGACCGCCGGGAAGCCCACCCGGGCCTGA
- a CDS encoding FUSC family protein, whose translation MTIRSKAHVVSDAVAGLLRPEGKPRYADGIAAGVALAGPLAVGTWAGHPALGASIALPAVLVAMPFPSGAGRAERARYLAVRTVGVTAAGIYVTLAGSGVAALAPGVAVAAFLGVLVPRMGTTTALAVLLVGITGGGARPLVLPGLPQLVGCLWTAALLLPLQPRGAPGDGSAGSRARAPSVPAVRHAGRVALLSGAATVATGWQGSLWGEGHWLVTSLLLTLQPTPQGTRVKSAKRLLGNSVGGVVAAALLLARPSAYAVAAVVGVSGALAYAFRPANYAYWALASPVLLLLLSDFDEPVPWYAAVVRVALNLLGGFIAVLAHRWLWPTHRRPG comes from the coding sequence GTGACGATCCGTTCGAAGGCTCACGTGGTGTCGGACGCCGTCGCCGGGCTGCTGCGTCCAGAGGGAAAGCCACGTTACGCCGATGGCATCGCGGCCGGCGTGGCGTTGGCCGGGCCGCTGGCAGTGGGTACCTGGGCCGGACATCCGGCTCTCGGAGCATCAATCGCCCTGCCGGCGGTGCTGGTGGCGATGCCGTTCCCGTCCGGTGCCGGCCGCGCCGAACGCGCTCGCTACCTGGCGGTCCGCACGGTAGGGGTGACCGCGGCCGGGATCTACGTGACGCTGGCAGGCAGCGGGGTGGCTGCCCTGGCTCCCGGAGTGGCGGTCGCGGCGTTCCTCGGCGTCCTGGTGCCCCGGATGGGAACCACCACAGCCCTCGCCGTGCTGCTGGTGGGCATCACCGGCGGCGGTGCGCGGCCCCTGGTGCTGCCTGGGTTGCCTCAACTGGTGGGGTGTCTGTGGACGGCCGCTCTGCTGTTGCCGCTGCAGCCGCGCGGAGCTCCGGGGGATGGGTCGGCCGGGTCGCGAGCGCGGGCCCCCTCGGTCCCGGCCGTGCGCCACGCCGGCCGGGTGGCGCTGCTGAGCGGTGCCGCCACGGTGGCCACGGGTTGGCAGGGCTCACTGTGGGGCGAGGGTCACTGGCTGGTCACCTCACTGCTGTTGACCCTGCAACCCACTCCCCAGGGAACGCGCGTCAAGTCCGCGAAGCGACTGCTGGGGAACAGCGTGGGCGGGGTGGTCGCCGCCGCCCTACTGCTGGCACGTCCGAGTGCGTACGCGGTGGCGGCAGTAGTGGGGGTCTCCGGCGCGCTGGCCTATGCCTTCCGGCCCGCCAACTACGCCTACTGGGCGCTTGCTTCGCCCGTGCTGCTCCTGCTGCTGAGCGACTTCGACGAACCGGTGCCTTGGTACGCGGCGGTGGTCCGGGTGGCGCTCAACCTCCTGGGCGGATTCATCGCCGTGCTCGCGCACCGCTGGTTGTGGCCCACCCACCGACGCCCCGGATAG